Proteins encoded together in one Monomorium pharaonis isolate MP-MQ-018 chromosome 8, ASM1337386v2, whole genome shotgun sequence window:
- the LOC105835628 gene encoding uncharacterized protein LOC105835628: MEEQFHVQVKDNSPSIEHILRPISYTSWLLGVGVARPRKCPKFVTIILRIIQLVVCSISIICGMMDALIFTLKSDIFEYIHCVNKVLCYVSTYYYVCHGIRQYDKWPKLMDKIKKLDQKIRRETLMNNRSIKIVEALAILATFICCPLALIVYALYYSFTYPEEVFVSDLLMHYIIAQSLVNSFVFDVVIYVLYHRFQTINKLIGQLDVLSNGPWIALKIRRIRELHTGTCDLVVMVNDIYSLSFLFCSANCFTMVLATLFKIYVIVVEKNYAFIVLNNILFIVYLAQFGLLCWICTLARRESDRTGRIIYEVMLNCKPVNLDKLDVTGNQSSIEIRPPLEDQESEPNSKWSSSHNLSYVAMENLLHKNLGQDYVRNEINDFSIQLQQHRIAFTACDFFEINNALFSRFVGVIATYLIIFIQFYQQPDLDSSLFQHILKIF; encoded by the exons ATGGAGGAACAGTTCCATGTGCAAGTGAAAGACAATTCGCCTTCGATAGAGCACATTCTACGTCCAATATCGTACACCTCTTGGCTCCTGGGGGTCGGCGTTGCACGTCCACGAAAGTGTCCTAAGTTTGTCACGATAATCCTACGTATAATTCAATTGGTTGTGTGTTCCATTAGCATAATCTGCGGCATGATGGATGCCTTAATTTTCACTCTTAAAAGTGACATATTTGAATACATACATTGCGTAAATAAAGTGTTGTGTTATGTATCAACGTATTACTATGTTTGTCACGGTATCAGGCAGTACGACAAGTGGCCGAAGCTGATGGACAAAATAAAGAAGCTTGACCAGAAGATCAGAAGAGAAACACTCATGAATAACCGGTCTATAAAAATCGTCGAGGCGTTAGCAATTCTCGCGACGTTTATTTGCTGTCCTTTAGCCTTGATCGTGTACGCCTTATATTATTCCTTTACATATCCAGAAGAGGTTTTCGTGTCCGACTTGCTGATGCACTACATAATAGCCCAGTCGTTAGTCAACAGCTTCGTCTTCGACGTTGTTATCTATGTGCTGTATCATAGATTCCAaacgataaataaattgattggTCAGTTGGACGTGCTATCTAATGGGCCATGGATCGCGCTCAAAATTAGACGTATCAGAGAACTGCATACCG GTACATGTGATCTCGTCGTCATGGTAAACGATATTTATAGCCTTTCTTTCCTCTTCTGCTCGGCAAACTGCTTCACCATGGTCCTGGCTACACTATTCAAAATTTACGTTATTGttgtagagaaaaattatGCGTTTATAGTGTTAAACAATATACTTTTCATTGTATATCTCGCGCAGTTCGGTCTGCTGTGCTGGATTTGCACGCTCGCGCGTCGAGAATCCGACAGAACCGGGAGAATTATATACGAAGTTATGTTAAATTGTAAACCTGTAAATCTTGATAAACTGGACGTAACAGGGAATCAATCGAGTATAGAAATACGACCGCCATTGGAAGACCAGGAGAGTGAGCCAAATTCTAAATGGAGTAGCAGTCATAATCTGAGTTATGTCGCCATGGAAAATTTGCTACACAAAAATCTGGGCCAAGACTATGTCAGAAACGAGATCAATGATTTTTCGATTCAACTGCAACAGCATCGAATAGCATTTACAGCCTGCGATTTCTTCGAGATAAACAATGCTCTTTTCAGTAGA ttcgTCGGTGTCATCGCTACTTATCTAATAATCTTCATTCAATTTTATCAACAACCTGATCTGGACAGCAGCCTTTTCCaacatattttgaaaatcttttaA
- the LOC105835625 gene encoding uncharacterized protein LOC105835625, protein MRQLVKRYEEEMAEQIPVQMDNNSHSIEHILRPISYTSWLLGVGVAHPRNCSKTVTIIIRIVHLAVCSVSVVHSVLDFSTFDTDLAHDSGIFKFMYCMNRIMCYVLAYYNIYYGIRQCNKWSELMNRMEKLNQKIKKETPLKDVPVKKMEALAILVTFACCPLLLIIHVLYYYYTHPEFIFVSDLLFYYMLAQSLINSFVFDVIVYVLYYKFRLINELIGQLDELFGAQWIAHKIRRVRELHNGKFLANIILCIIIIRVLMSRRLINNTMSIKRLQRF, encoded by the coding sequence ATGCGACAATTAGTAAAAAGATACGAGGAGGAAATGGCAGAACAGATTCCTGTGCAAATGGACAACAATTCGCATTCGATAGAGCACATCTTACGCCCAATATCGTACACCTCCTGGCTTCTAGGTGTCGGCGTTGCACATCCGCGAAACTGTTCCAAGActgtaacaataattatacgtaTCGTTCATTTAGCCGTGTGTTCGGTTAGCGTGGTGCACAGCGTGTTAGATTTCTCCACTTTCGACACCGACTTAGCTCATGACAGCGGTATATTCAAGTTTATGTATTGCATGAATAGAATAATGTGCTACGTATTGgcatattacaatatttattacggAATCAGGCAGTGCAATAAGTGGTCGGAGTTGATGAATAGAATGGAGAAACTCAATCAGAAGATCAAAAAGGAAACACCATTGAAAGACGTGCCAGTGAAGAAAATGGAAGCGTTAGCGATTCTCGTGACTTTTGCCTGTTGTCCTCTTTTGCTGATCATACACGtcctgtattattattatacacatcCAGAATTCATTTTCGTCTCCGACTTGTTGTTTTACTACATGTTAGCCCAGTCGTTGATCAATAGCTTCGTCTTCGATGTTATCGTCTACGTGCTGTATTACAAATTCCGTTTGATAAATGAACTAATCGGCCAGTTGGATGAACTATTCGGCGCGCAATGGATCGCGCACAAGATTAGACGCGTTAGAGAATTACATAATGGTAAGTTTCTTGCAAATATTATcttgtgtattataataattcgaGTTTTGATGTCAAgacgtttaataaataatactatgTCTATAAAAAGATTGCAACGATTTTGA
- the LOC105835630 gene encoding uncharacterized protein LOC105835630, which translates to MEEIHIQIEDSSPSIEHTLRPITYTSWLMGVGVAHPRKCHKSVTIILRIVYLVLCCIIMKSDMTNFFTFGSAVAIKGDIFELMCLINLMIIYVSTYYYIYQGIRQYGKWPELMDRIKELDEKIRMETFMNDRPVKNVEALAILTTFAWCTLTLIVHVLYYYFTNPNLIFETDLMYYFMSTQSLINSFVFDILVYVVYYRFQTINKLIGQLNELSNTPWVAYKIRRIREMHNGICDLVIMISDIHGFYLLFCSVNCLTMVISTLINIYIAIVEKNSTFILSTNGFTILYTTQFGLMCWICTLARREFEKTGIIIYAILLHSKPGHLDKLNGTRNQSNLDVRTPLEGPDSEQNSNWSSGNSLNNVIIEHLLRKNLVRDCVRNEINDFLIQLQHRRVVFTVCDYFEMGNALFCGFIGVIFAYLVIFIQFYQRPGNKNERLWNIANDTHSDVSEL; encoded by the exons ATGGAGGAAATCCACATCCAAATAGAAGACAGTTCGCCTTCAATAGAGCACACCTTACGTCCAATAACGTACACTTCCTGGCTCATGGGAGTCGGCGTTGCACATCCGCGCAAATGCCACAAGAGTGTCACGATAATTCTACGTATAGTTTATTTAGTTTTGTGttgtattattatgaaatCCGACATGACAAATTTCTTCACCTTTGGCAGCGCGGTCGCTATTAAAGGCGACATATTCGAGTTGATGTGCTTAATAAACCTGATGATAATTTACGTATCTACGTATTACTACATTTATCAAGGGATCAGGCAATACGGCAAGTGGCCGGAGCTAATGGACAGAATAAAGGAGCTTGATGAGAAGATCAGAATGGAAACATTTATGAATGACCGGCCAGTAAAAAATGTGGAAGCGCTAGCGATTCTGACGACATTCGCTTGGTGTACTTTAACCCTAATTGTGCACGTCTTGTATTATTACTTTACAAATCCCAATTTAATCTTCGAAACTGACTTAATGTATTACTTCATGTCCACCCAATCCCTGATCAACAGTTTTGTCTTCGACATTCTTGTCTATGTGGTGTATTACAGATTCCAaacgataaataaattgattggCCAATTGAATGAGCTATCGAATACGCCGTGGGTCGCGTATAAGATCAGACGCATCCGAGAAATGCATAATG GTATCTGTGACCTCGTCATCATGATAAGCGATATTCACGGGTTTTATCTCCTTTTCTGTTCGGTGAACTGCCTCACCATGGTCATATCTACACTAATCAACATCTACATAGCAATCGTGGAGAAAAACAGCACGTTTATATTGTCAACTAATGGTTTTACGATTCTGTACACCACGCAATTTGGCCTGATGTGCTGGATTTGCACGCTCGCGCGTCGAGAATTCGAGAAGACCGGGATAATTATATACGCAATATTACTGCATTCCAAACCTGGGCATCTTGATAAACTAAACGGGACGAGGAATCAATCGAATCTAGATGTGCGAACGCCACTGGAAGGTCCGGATAGCGAGCAAAATTCTAATTGGAGTAGCGGTAACAGTTTGAACAACGTCATCATAGAACATCTCTTACGTAAAAACTTGGTCCGTGATTGTGTCAGAAACGAGATCAACGATTTTTTGATTCAATTGCAACATCGTCGAGTAGTATTTACGGTCTGTGATTACTTCGAAATGGGTAATGCTTTATTCTGTGGC TTTATTGGAGTGATTTTTGCTTATTTAGTAATCTTCATTCAATTCTATCAACGACCCGGAAACAAAAACGAACGTTTATGGAATATAGCTAACGACACGCATTCTGATGTGTCagaattgtaa
- the LOC105828668 gene encoding gustatory and pheromone receptor 32a yields MEAKIHVQVEDYSSSIEYILRPILYTSWFFGAGVACPRKCSKAITIIIRIVHLAVCSFSVTYSVFDFSNFDTAMATDSDIYKFMYCMNKAMCYVSAYYYIYQGIRHYNKWPTLMDRMNKLDQKIRSETPLNNRTVKNLMVLAILATFACCPLSLITHAVYYYFKYPEYVFVSDLLFYYMLAQSLINSFVFDVIVYVLYHRFRVINELISQMDEMFGASWIALKIRRTREFHNGICDIIIVLNDIHSFHLLLCSVNCFTVVVSTLFKVYMNVVEKNFAFTLVYIILCITYIVQFGLMCWICTLARQESERTGIIIYTFALNYKNLNQDRVRNEVNDFSIQLQQHRVAFTACNFFEISNALLSGFIGVISAYLIILIQFYQPPKEGSSMSIHGVSVLNMNSANYDEIPSLFHSSSLETNSSSSYYNVSQSHYDYFMNYNMI; encoded by the exons atggaGGCAAAAATCCATGTGCAAGTGGAAGACTACTCGTCTTCGATAGAATACATCTTACGTCCAATATTGTATACCTCCTGGTTTTTTGGCGCCGGCGTTGCATGTCCGCGGAAGTGTTCCAAGGCTATAACGATAATCATTCGTATCGTTCACCTAGCCGTGTGTTCCTTTAGTGTGACGTACAGCGTATTCGATTTCTCCAACTTTGATACCGCCATGGCTACTGACAGCGATATATATAAGTTCATGTACTGTATGAACAAAGCGATGTGCTACGTGTCGGcgtattattacatttatcaaGGAATCAGGCATTACAACAAGTGGCCGACACTAATGGATAGAATGAACAAGCTCGATCAAAAAATCAGGAGTGAAACACCCCTGAATAATCGAACAGTAAAAAACCTGATGGTTCTGGCGATTCTCGCGACATTTGCTTGCTGTCCTTTGTCGCTGATTACACACGCTgtgtattattactttaaatatccAGAGTACGTTTTTGTATCTGACTTGTTGTTTTACTACATGTTAGCCCAGTCATTGATCAACAGCTTCGTCTTCGACGTTATTGTCTATGTACTGTATCACAGATTCCGAGTGATAAATGAATTAATCAGTCAAATGGATGAAATGTTCGGTGCGTCTTGGATCGCGCTTAAGATCAGACGAACTAGAGAATTCCATAATG GTATTTGTGATATCATTATCGTCCTAAACGATATTCACAGCTTTCATCTCCTCCTCTGCTCGGTGAACTGCTTTACCGTGGTCGTGTCAACCTTGTTCAAAGTCTATATGAATGTCgtagaaaagaattttgcgTTCACattagtttatattattctttgtaTTACATACATCGTACAATTTGGTCTGATGTGTTGGATTTGCACGCTTGCGCGACAGGAATCCGAGAGGACaggaataattatatacacatttgcactaaattacaaaaatctcaATCAAGACCGTGTCAGAAACGAGGTTAATGATTTTTCAATTCAATTGCAACAGCATCGAGTTGCCTTTACAGCCTgcaatttctttgaaataagtaaCGCTCTTTTGAGTGGt tttattGGTGTTATTTCTGCTTATCTTATAATccttattcaattttatcaaCCACCCAAAGAAGGATCTTCCATGTCAATACATGGTGTATCTGTACTGAACATGAATTCCGCCAATTATGATGAGATTCCTTCATTATTTCATTCTTCTTCATTAGAAACAAATTCTTCCTCatcatattataatgtatcaCAATCacattatgattattttatgaattataacATGATTTAA